From a region of the Panulirus ornatus isolate Po-2019 chromosome 34, ASM3632096v1, whole genome shotgun sequence genome:
- the LOC139760032 gene encoding uncharacterized protein isoform X2 — MKPSALLPLVVGIMLVADVAVQARPARMVKYVHVENLDGPVAHNQTLTEEEEGGTDHHREGRAAEEETATFPSRMETSTFGSDPDEDFDDGLAAIGLMVVQKMGRI; from the exons ATGAAGCCTTCTGCTCTGCTTCCGCTGGTGGTGGGGATCATGCTGGTAGCTGACGTCGCCGtgcag GCACGGCCAGCGAGGATGGTCAAATACGTCCACGTCGAGAATCTGGATGGTCCTGTGGCCCAcaatcag acgctgacggaggaggaggagggagggactgatcACCACCGCGAGGGAAGGGCTGCTGAGGAAGAGACCGCGACGTTTCCCTCAAGGATGGAGACCTCCACCTTCGGCAGTGATCCTGACGAGGACTTCGACGATGGTTTGGCAGCTATTGGGCTCATG GTagtacagaaaatgggaagaatcTGA
- the LOC139760032 gene encoding uncharacterized protein isoform X1 yields the protein MKPSALLPLVVGIMLVADVAVQARPARMVKYVHVENLDGPVAHNQLETLTEEEEGGTDHHREGRAAEEETATFPSRMETSTFGSDPDEDFDDGLAAIGLMVVQKMGRI from the exons ATGAAGCCTTCTGCTCTGCTTCCGCTGGTGGTGGGGATCATGCTGGTAGCTGACGTCGCCGtgcag GCACGGCCAGCGAGGATGGTCAAATACGTCCACGTCGAGAATCTGGATGGTCCTGTGGCCCAcaatcag TTGGAgacgctgacggaggaggaggagggagggactgatcACCACCGCGAGGGAAGGGCTGCTGAGGAAGAGACCGCGACGTTTCCCTCAAGGATGGAGACCTCCACCTTCGGCAGTGATCCTGACGAGGACTTCGACGATGGTTTGGCAGCTATTGGGCTCATG GTagtacagaaaatgggaagaatcTGA